From Chryseobacterium sp. IHB B 17019, one genomic window encodes:
- a CDS encoding FAD-dependent oxidoreductase gives MYRDGARKSIWQEEIKKFSLQADFSQQYDVAIVGGGITGVSTALKLQQSGKKCIILEAANIGFGTTGGTTAHLNDFFDTTFTEAINDFGMDNAKLFAGVGREAISIIENNIQQHNIDCDFERKSAYLFALDEKQEKQLEDIVDGASKVGHTMTYTSQIPFPIPFNKAVIIPDQAQFHPIKYIKALCEAFVNLGGIIQEECFCESHDEQEDLVILKTSKGDIKAKNVVYATHIPPGVSVLHFTNSPYRSYAIAFSLKDENYPKELGYDLMDPYHYYRTQEINGETLLIAGGEDHKTGHEENTGECFSRLENYVRKYFNVETAYYSWSSQYYEPVDGFPYIGKLPGSNGKIYTATGFRGNGMIFGTISSQVLTDLIVAGSSKYEQIFSPSRVKPMAGFTDFVKENAVVAFDFIKDKLFKEKITSLADVKEGEGKVVKYEGESFALYKEVTGRVHLVKSTCPHAFCEVRWNNAELSWDCPCHGSRFNVNGKVLTGPTVKDLQRIDPESESS, from the coding sequence ATGTACAGAGATGGGGCAAGAAAAAGTATATGGCAGGAAGAAATCAAGAAATTTTCTTTACAGGCCGATTTTAGCCAGCAATACGATGTAGCAATCGTTGGTGGAGGAATTACGGGCGTCTCAACTGCCTTGAAATTACAGCAATCCGGGAAAAAATGCATCATTCTGGAAGCCGCAAATATAGGTTTCGGAACCACTGGCGGAACAACAGCACATTTGAACGACTTTTTTGACACTACTTTCACGGAAGCAATCAATGATTTCGGGATGGACAATGCAAAATTATTTGCCGGAGTAGGACGGGAAGCGATCAGTATCATCGAAAATAATATTCAACAGCACAATATCGATTGTGATTTTGAAAGAAAATCAGCATATCTTTTTGCCTTGGATGAAAAACAGGAAAAACAGCTTGAAGACATTGTAGATGGTGCCTCCAAAGTGGGTCATACCATGACATATACAAGCCAGATTCCTTTTCCGATTCCATTTAATAAAGCTGTTATTATTCCGGATCAGGCACAATTTCATCCCATAAAATATATCAAAGCTTTATGTGAAGCTTTCGTGAATTTAGGAGGAATCATCCAGGAAGAATGCTTTTGCGAAAGCCATGATGAACAGGAAGATCTTGTTATTCTAAAAACTTCAAAAGGAGACATTAAAGCCAAAAATGTAGTGTATGCAACGCATATTCCTCCCGGAGTAAGCGTTCTTCATTTTACCAATTCACCTTACAGAAGCTACGCCATTGCTTTTAGTTTAAAAGATGAAAATTATCCTAAAGAATTGGGTTATGACCTTATGGATCCTTACCATTATTACAGAACACAGGAAATAAATGGTGAAACCCTTCTGATTGCCGGTGGTGAAGATCACAAAACCGGACATGAAGAAAATACAGGTGAATGTTTTTCTCGGTTAGAGAATTATGTACGAAAATATTTTAATGTAGAAACAGCATATTACAGCTGGTCAAGCCAGTATTACGAGCCGGTAGACGGATTTCCATACATCGGGAAATTGCCCGGAAGCAACGGGAAAATATATACAGCAACAGGTTTCAGAGGAAACGGAATGATTTTCGGGACAATTTCTTCACAGGTTCTTACTGATTTAATTGTGGCCGGAAGCAGCAAATATGAACAAATATTCAGTCCGTCAAGGGTAAAACCAATGGCCGGATTTACAGATTTTGTAAAGGAAAATGCTGTTGTAGCCTTTGATTTTATTAAAGATAAACTTTTTAAGGAAAAAATAACTTCTTTGGCTGATGTAAAAGAAGGAGAGGGCAAAGTCGTAAAATACGAAGGCGAATCTTTTGCTTTGTATAAAGAAGTTACCGGGAGAGTGCACCTTGTAAAAAGTACCTGCCCGCACGCTTTCTGCGAAGTCCGGTGGAATAATGCTGAACTGAGTTGGGACTGCCCTTGCCATGGCTCAAGATTTAATGTCAATGGAAAAGTGCTTACAGGCCCTACTGTAAAGGATCTCCAGAGGATAGACCCGGAGTCAGAATCTAGCTAA
- a CDS encoding CinA family protein: MEFQKNLLEYISQSLLTTDETISVVESVTSGCLQLAFSQMPNASLFYKGGMTAYTLPEKVRLLNVDKQEAEECDCVSESIVETMALNVAKIFESDWSIATTGYCTPIRNSSYKIFAYFSFAYKGEIILTKKLELHPKTQALNAQLYYTEFILGCFKSEINQLLILK; encoded by the coding sequence ATGGAATTTCAAAAAAATCTTTTAGAATATATTAGTCAGTCTTTACTGACTACCGATGAAACGATTTCCGTTGTAGAAAGCGTTACATCAGGCTGTTTACAGTTAGCTTTTTCTCAAATGCCGAATGCATCTTTGTTTTATAAAGGAGGTATGACGGCCTATACACTACCCGAAAAAGTAAGATTATTAAATGTTGATAAACAGGAAGCCGAAGAATGTGACTGCGTTTCAGAAAGTATCGTAGAAACAATGGCCCTTAACGTCGCTAAAATCTTTGAATCCGACTGGTCTATTGCCACAACAGGCTATTGTACACCAATCCGAAACTCTTCCTATAAAATTTTTGCTTATTTCTCTTTTGCTTATAAAGGTGAAATTATTTTGACCAAAAAACTTGAGCTGCACCCAAAAACTCAGGCCCTGAATGCGCAGCTGTATTACACGGAATTTATTTTGGGATGCTTTAAAAGTGAAATTAATCAATTATTAATTTTAAAATAA
- a CDS encoding SDR family oxidoreductase yields MGDLKLENKSVLITGADSGIGRAAALLFAHHGADIAIIYHSNHEDAENTKADIENLGRRSIIFQGDINDYEFCQETTKKVVSEFGGIDILVNNAGVQFPEENIEDLKEENIRKTFDSNIVGMILLTKVVFPHLKEGSSVINTTSAVAYQGHPELLDYSATKGAIVSFTRSLALQAKSKGIRINAVAPGPVATPLTKKTFGEQEEDESKPPLQRNASPEEVATSFLFLASDDAAQITGQVLHPNGGIIING; encoded by the coding sequence ATGGGGGACTTAAAGTTGGAAAACAAATCGGTGCTTATCACCGGGGCAGACAGTGGGATAGGAAGGGCAGCAGCTCTGCTTTTTGCACATCACGGAGCTGATATTGCTATTATTTACCACTCAAATCATGAGGATGCAGAGAATACAAAAGCTGATATTGAAAATTTAGGACGAAGATCCATTATTTTCCAGGGTGATATTAATGACTATGAATTTTGCCAGGAGACTACAAAAAAGGTCGTTTCAGAATTCGGTGGAATTGATATTCTGGTCAACAACGCCGGGGTACAGTTTCCAGAAGAAAACATTGAAGATCTTAAAGAAGAAAATATCAGAAAAACCTTCGATTCTAATATTGTAGGAATGATTCTTCTCACAAAAGTTGTATTTCCTCACCTAAAAGAAGGCAGCTCGGTTATTAATACCACCTCTGCCGTTGCTTATCAGGGACATCCGGAACTGTTGGATTATTCTGCCACGAAAGGTGCTATTGTTTCTTTTACAAGATCTCTGGCCCTACAGGCAAAATCAAAAGGAATCCGCATCAATGCTGTGGCACCCGGACCTGTAGCAACTCCTCTTACCAAAAAAACCTTCGGGGAACAAGAAGAAGATGAAAGCAAGCCACCTCTTCAAAGAAATGCTTCACCGGAAGAAGTAGCAACCAGTTTCTTGTTTTTAGCAAGTGATGATGCCGCTCAGATCACCGGACAGGTTCTTCATCCAAACGGAGGAATAATTATAAATGGATAA
- a CDS encoding catalase: MKDPKKTNEKLDQLESHSTSNDQEMLTTNQGLKINNNQDSLKAGDRGATLLEDFILREKITHFDHERIPERVVHARGSGAHGVFKLTKSLAEYTKAKFLTEVGKETPVFVRFSTVAGNRGSTDLARDVRGFAVKFYTEEGNYDLVANNIPVFFIQDAIKFPDLVHAVKPEPHNEIPQAQSAHDTFWDFISLMPESMHMIMWLMSDRAIPRSFSRMEGFGVHSFKFINEEGKVHFVKFHFKPKLGVHSVAWDEAQRISGVDPDFHKRDLWESIENGMFPEWDFGVQLIPEEDEDKFDFDLLDPTKIVPEEEVPVQLVGTLTLNKNPENFFAETEQIAFHPGHIVPGIDFSNDPLLQGRLFSYTDTQLIRLGGPNFHEIPINRSIKTVHNNQRDGYMRQQIAKGKVSYEPNSIGGGCPFQAMMSEGGFTSHQERVSGAKVRQRSESFVDHYSQAKLFYNSQSEPEKMHLQNALIFELSKVTMPEIRERMVGQLAFIDRALAFKVAENLGVEVKELEFPNQSLPADSNHVDLQSEEREAHTKISGALSMQNTIKDTIKGRKIGFIMANGADAGAINDLKTKLEAENAVVEIIGPSMAPVKTNDGSSLIPKHSLTSTASVCFDALFIAAGEDSTKELLTPLHKHRVLHFINEAYKHCKAVYFGKGTEPLYTNSNVGLKQHEDPAIVTSEDANGAEKFIKAIAQHRVWHLELERNAQN; encoded by the coding sequence ATGAAAGACCCAAAAAAAACCAATGAAAAGTTAGACCAATTAGAATCGCACTCTACTTCTAACGATCAGGAAATGCTGACAACCAATCAGGGCCTTAAAATCAATAATAATCAGGATTCCCTGAAGGCAGGAGACCGCGGCGCTACCTTATTGGAAGACTTTATTTTAAGAGAAAAAATCACTCATTTCGACCACGAGAGAATTCCTGAAAGAGTAGTTCATGCCCGTGGATCAGGCGCTCACGGAGTTTTTAAACTTACCAAAAGCCTTGCAGAATACACAAAAGCCAAATTCCTGACAGAAGTAGGAAAAGAAACACCAGTTTTCGTAAGATTTTCTACCGTTGCAGGAAATAGAGGAAGTACTGATCTGGCGAGAGATGTAAGAGGTTTTGCCGTAAAATTTTATACGGAAGAAGGTAATTACGACCTTGTAGCCAACAATATACCTGTATTTTTCATCCAGGATGCCATCAAATTCCCGGATCTTGTCCACGCTGTGAAGCCGGAACCTCACAACGAGATCCCACAGGCTCAGTCTGCGCACGATACATTTTGGGATTTTATTTCTTTAATGCCGGAAAGTATGCACATGATCATGTGGCTTATGAGCGACAGGGCAATTCCAAGAAGTTTCAGCAGAATGGAAGGTTTTGGAGTTCACTCATTTAAATTTATTAATGAGGAAGGAAAAGTACATTTTGTTAAATTTCACTTTAAGCCAAAATTAGGCGTACACTCTGTTGCATGGGACGAAGCACAGAGAATTTCAGGGGTAGATCCGGATTTTCACAAAAGAGATCTTTGGGAATCCATCGAAAACGGAATGTTTCCTGAATGGGATTTCGGCGTGCAGCTGATCCCAGAAGAAGATGAAGATAAATTTGATTTCGATCTTCTTGATCCCACGAAAATTGTCCCTGAAGAGGAAGTTCCTGTACAGCTTGTCGGAACTTTAACTTTAAATAAAAATCCTGAAAACTTCTTTGCGGAGACAGAGCAGATTGCTTTCCACCCGGGTCATATTGTTCCCGGAATTGATTTCTCCAATGATCCGCTTTTGCAGGGAAGACTGTTTTCATATACAGATACCCAGCTGATAAGATTAGGAGGGCCAAACTTCCACGAAATTCCTATTAACAGATCTATCAAAACCGTTCATAATAACCAGCGTGACGGCTACATGAGACAGCAGATTGCGAAAGGAAAAGTAAGCTATGAGCCTAATTCCATCGGTGGAGGATGCCCGTTCCAGGCGATGATGTCTGAAGGCGGCTTTACATCACACCAGGAACGAGTTTCCGGCGCAAAAGTCAGACAGCGAAGCGAAAGTTTTGTGGATCATTATTCTCAGGCAAAACTATTCTACAACAGCCAGTCGGAGCCGGAAAAAATGCACCTTCAGAACGCTTTGATTTTTGAATTATCAAAAGTTACAATGCCGGAGATCAGAGAAAGAATGGTTGGCCAGTTAGCCTTTATTGACAGGGCCTTAGCCTTTAAAGTTGCAGAGAATCTTGGCGTTGAGGTAAAAGAACTGGAATTTCCTAACCAAAGTCTTCCTGCAGACAGCAATCACGTTGATCTACAAAGTGAAGAAAGGGAAGCGCACACCAAAATTTCCGGAGCCTTAAGTATGCAGAATACCATTAAGGATACTATTAAAGGCAGAAAAATCGGCTTTATCATGGCCAATGGCGCAGATGCAGGAGCGATTAATGATTTAAAAACAAAACTTGAAGCAGAAAATGCGGTTGTTGAGATCATCGGGCCAAGTATGGCACCTGTAAAAACCAACGATGGCTCTTCATTAATTCCTAAACATTCTCTTACAAGCACGGCAAGTGTATGTTTTGATGCCTTATTTATTGCAGCAGGAGAGGATTCTACAAAAGAACTCTTAACTCCACTGCACAAACACCGTGTATTGCATTTCATTAATGAAGCTTACAAGCACTGCAAGGCCGTTTATTTCGGGAAAGGGACAGAACCTCTTTATACGAACAGTAATGTAGGATTGAAACAGCATGAAGATCCTGCCATCGTCACCTCGGAAGATGCCAATGGTGCTGAAAAATTCATCAAAGCCATCGCGCAGCACAGAGTCTGGCATCTGGAATTAGAAAGAAATGCCCAGAATTAA
- a CDS encoding zinc-dependent alcohol dehydrogenase, with product MKAAVIHGPGIITCDTVDDPIIKNSNDIILKVTSTAICGSDLHMYSGGIPQLRPMVMGHEFMGVVEEVGQHITNLKVGDRVVVPFPISCGTCYFCQHDLPTACEHSNPEHYGPEGGILTDKGGALFGYTDLYGGYDGGQAQYVRVPYAHFGPRKVPDNLTDEQVLFLTDIFPTGYTGVMWGELKGGETVAIFGAGPVGSMSAKSAILYNAKKVIVVDTQQYRLDQIKKLTGCDTILWEDGKDVIQQIRDMTDGRGADLCIDAVGFEPDRNLIDRAKAVLNLEKGSIKVLEACMSAVRRGGIVSVLGVYPVNYDNFKLGQIFDKGITIKAGQCNVHPIIDELLDHVQSGHVTLDDIITHRLSLEDVSKGYEIFDKKEDGCVKVVLDPWKTSTL from the coding sequence ATGAAAGCAGCAGTTATTCACGGTCCGGGAATCATTACCTGCGATACAGTTGATGATCCTATTATTAAAAACTCTAATGATATTATCTTAAAAGTAACCTCTACAGCCATTTGTGGAAGCGACTTACACATGTATTCAGGGGGAATTCCTCAATTACGCCCAATGGTAATGGGCCATGAATTCATGGGAGTTGTGGAAGAAGTGGGACAGCATATCACCAATCTTAAAGTTGGTGACAGGGTAGTTGTTCCTTTCCCTATTTCTTGCGGTACCTGCTATTTCTGTCAGCATGACCTTCCGACAGCCTGTGAGCACAGCAATCCTGAACATTACGGCCCGGAAGGTGGAATTCTTACGGATAAAGGAGGCGCTCTTTTCGGCTACACTGATCTTTATGGAGGTTATGACGGCGGACAGGCGCAATATGTGAGAGTTCCTTACGCTCATTTTGGACCAAGAAAAGTCCCGGACAACCTTACAGATGAGCAGGTTCTGTTCCTTACCGATATTTTCCCGACAGGCTACACCGGAGTAATGTGGGGAGAATTAAAAGGCGGGGAAACTGTTGCTATTTTCGGGGCAGGTCCTGTAGGATCCATGTCTGCAAAGAGTGCGATTTTATATAACGCAAAAAAAGTTATTGTTGTTGATACACAGCAATACAGATTAGATCAGATTAAAAAGCTAACAGGCTGTGATACCATTTTATGGGAAGACGGCAAAGACGTGATTCAACAAATCAGGGATATGACGGATGGCAGAGGAGCGGATCTTTGTATTGATGCTGTTGGCTTTGAACCGGACAGGAATTTAATAGACCGTGCAAAAGCAGTTTTAAACCTTGAAAAAGGTTCTATTAAAGTTCTTGAAGCCTGTATGAGCGCCGTAAGACGTGGCGGAATTGTTTCCGTTTTAGGAGTTTATCCTGTTAATTATGATAACTTCAAGCTTGGTCAGATCTTCGATAAAGGAATTACCATAAAAGCCGGCCAGTGCAACGTTCATCCTATCATAGATGAGCTGTTGGACCATGTACAAAGCGGCCATGTTACTTTAGACGACATTATTACACATCGGCTTTCTTTGGAAGATGTTTCTAAAGGTTACGAAATATTCGATAAAAAGGAAGACGGATGCGTAAAAGTAGTCCTCGATCCATGGAAAACCTCCACCCTTTAG
- a CDS encoding SDR family NAD(P)-dependent oxidoreductase, translated as MERKNQYVLITGATSGIGYELAKQFAKNGYDLVMVARNHDELKIKADEFKAYGVNVIPIAKNLFIQDDAYSLYSELQLNGISPEILVNDAGQGVYGKFQDTDIHREIDIINLNIVSVIILTKLFLKDRLSKGSGRILNLASIASKAPGPWHSVYHGTKAFVLSWSEAIREELKDTGITVTALLPGPTDTDFFNKADMNESKIVEDKDNLASPEEVAIDGYNALMNGDDKVVSGLKNKLSVAMSNLSSDSMAAHNMAEMQKPVTEK; from the coding sequence ATGGAACGTAAGAATCAATATGTATTAATCACCGGAGCGACTAGCGGAATAGGTTATGAGCTGGCAAAACAGTTTGCAAAAAACGGGTACGATCTTGTCATGGTGGCCCGAAACCATGATGAGCTGAAAATAAAAGCTGATGAATTCAAAGCGTATGGAGTGAATGTGATTCCTATCGCAAAAAACCTTTTTATTCAGGATGATGCCTATTCTCTTTATTCAGAGTTACAATTAAACGGAATCAGCCCCGAAATATTGGTAAATGATGCCGGACAGGGAGTTTACGGAAAATTCCAGGACACAGATATTCACCGGGAAATTGATATCATCAACCTGAATATTGTTTCTGTCATCATCTTAACAAAACTGTTCCTGAAAGACCGCCTGTCAAAAGGTTCCGGAAGGATTTTAAACCTTGCTTCCATTGCAAGTAAGGCACCGGGTCCGTGGCATTCTGTATATCACGGAACAAAAGCCTTCGTTCTGTCATGGTCTGAAGCTATCCGTGAAGAATTAAAAGATACCGGAATTACAGTTACAGCACTTTTGCCAGGGCCTACGGATACAGACTTTTTCAATAAAGCCGATATGAATGAAAGCAAAATCGTGGAAGACAAAGATAATCTTGCCTCTCCGGAAGAAGTGGCCATTGACGGATATAATGCTTTGATGAACGGCGATGATAAAGTAGTTTCAGGATTAAAAAATAAATTATCCGTTGCTATGTCAAACCTTTCTTCAGACAGCATGGCTGCACACAATATGGCAGAAATGCAGAAACCAGTAACTGAAAAATAA